In the genome of Vibrio sp. 16, one region contains:
- a CDS encoding LPP20 family lipoprotein — MKKTLISVSLVTLLAGCQSTNTISVEQAQNFAPCTFPDAPTVAAPGWICDVLPTGLAAGATGYSKKSPAGLNVMRKVAVNDARVNLASQFQTDVNNLFQQAIESSVTTSETLAGTEITEDVQETFENITKSVVTRSLTNSRVIVSQASPTGGVYVLVGMDQATFDANMNTVIDQVSGKDSALWDQFNNEQAAADLAEAFEALKK; from the coding sequence ATGAAAAAAACACTGATTTCTGTCTCTTTGGTTACGTTGCTTGCCGGATGCCAAAGTACGAATACCATTAGCGTAGAACAGGCACAGAACTTTGCTCCGTGTACATTTCCAGATGCGCCTACTGTCGCCGCGCCTGGGTGGATATGCGACGTACTGCCAACTGGCCTTGCGGCTGGAGCAACAGGCTATTCGAAAAAAAGTCCTGCAGGACTGAATGTGATGCGTAAGGTTGCCGTGAATGATGCGCGAGTCAACTTGGCTAGCCAATTCCAGACTGACGTTAACAATCTTTTTCAGCAAGCGATTGAAAGCTCGGTAACTACATCTGAAACACTGGCTGGAACAGAGATCACCGAAGACGTTCAAGAGACATTTGAGAACATCACCAAAAGTGTGGTGACTCGAAGTTTGACCAACAGTCGCGTGATCGTTAGCCAAGCGAGCCCCACTGGTGGTGTTTATGTCCTTGTTGGAATGGATCAAGCGACCTTTGATGCCAATATGAATACCGTAATTGATCAAGTGAGTGGCAAAGACTCGGCGCTTTGGGATCAGTTTAACAATGAACAAGCTGCCGCCGATTTGGCGGAAGCATTTGAAGCTTTGAAGAAATAA
- a CDS encoding LysR family transcriptional regulator, producing MQIPQVDVTSLYILKYLLEEKHVSNTALLLNTSQSSVSRALQKMRVFFDDELLVRSSFGYELTSKAEVIKKDISSLIISLEKLSNTNSFEPSKVEGTLRFYGLQPQINTIMPRLVAAIRERAPNLVVSIDTTPKRHFEDLVSGDVHFSLSSHQPPTSENTIYRKAIAKRDFRLLMSRNHPLAEQELTAEKLCNCHFGQISLQGEKTLSFEHKFIELGLANKKQRLSAPVQLTNFTSAPSIAAETDIIFHLPTPFAEAACQDERLITREVPEPLRLDFSQVYLYWHKRFHDDPMCVWVRELINELFDEEALSA from the coding sequence ATGCAAATCCCTCAAGTCGATGTTACATCCCTCTATATTTTGAAATACTTACTCGAAGAAAAACATGTGTCTAACACGGCGTTGTTATTGAATACCAGTCAATCTTCAGTCAGTCGAGCATTGCAAAAAATGCGGGTCTTTTTCGATGATGAGCTCTTGGTTAGGAGCAGTTTTGGCTATGAGTTGACTTCCAAAGCGGAAGTCATCAAAAAGGATATTTCTTCTTTAATCATTAGCTTAGAAAAACTTTCTAACACTAACTCTTTCGAGCCGAGTAAAGTGGAAGGAACCCTTCGTTTTTACGGCCTTCAACCACAAATCAATACGATTATGCCTAGGCTTGTGGCGGCCATACGTGAACGGGCGCCGAATCTTGTCGTCAGTATTGATACCACACCAAAGCGTCATTTTGAGGATCTTGTATCGGGTGATGTTCATTTTTCACTTTCTTCTCATCAGCCACCTACGTCGGAAAATACGATTTATCGAAAGGCGATAGCTAAGAGAGACTTTCGCCTATTGATGAGCCGTAATCACCCTTTGGCTGAGCAAGAGCTGACAGCGGAAAAACTGTGCAATTGCCATTTTGGGCAGATCTCATTACAGGGAGAGAAAACCCTCTCTTTCGAACATAAGTTCATTGAGCTTGGGCTTGCCAACAAAAAGCAGCGTTTGTCGGCACCAGTGCAGCTTACCAACTTTACTTCGGCGCCAAGCATTGCTGCGGAAACAGACATTATCTTCCATTTACCCACTCCGTTCGCAGAAGCTGCATGCCAAGATGAACGTTTGATTACGCGAGAGGTGCCAGAGCCATTGCGTCTGGATTTTTCACAGGTTTATCTATACTGGCACAAGCGTTTTCATGATGATCCTATGTGTGTCTGGGTGCGTGAATTGATCAATGAATTGTTTGACGAAGAAGCGTTGTCTGCCTAA
- a CDS encoding transglycosylase SLT domain-containing protein, translating into MYSNITKSVLAVVISAWFSTPAWAISDEQLTQLNQAVAKVNQSPEDKKKAFHAYVNHYLDEYEAWRDQYTKTLDQRRADLITKWGEGAVSTATKDVRYSNNDSTRMSIDYEANVATVSVLVDLDASAKTSQELLSVLPEDIVSEGVQIDAGQWQDHAITYSLEKEQAEKQFVIAQTQRQMNELDVQAERLINAKTGAPDAFIYQRAHTKKMALLEQAQARIKAQSELYAKMRAQYGIVVAHAETPELSESEPEFVARDQVVHGEPKKASSKSEASEKELKRPTSPNVRVASAPTAPQKVVSYKVTLPENSLKTRASQYAPLAQNESKNWQVDAALIMAIMHSESAFRPDAKSHIPAYGLMQVVPTSAGHDVNKQVRNIDAPMTPSELYKPTINVETGVAYLDILNRRYLRKIENDESRLYCMIAAYNTGAGNVARAFNADRSTNINKAATVINAMSPDQVYHQLMEELPYDETKGYLKKVTSRIALYQ; encoded by the coding sequence ATGTATTCAAATATAACGAAAAGCGTGTTGGCCGTTGTCATATCAGCTTGGTTTAGCACACCAGCATGGGCGATTTCCGATGAGCAGTTAACGCAACTAAACCAAGCGGTAGCAAAGGTGAATCAATCACCAGAAGACAAGAAAAAAGCGTTTCATGCCTATGTGAATCACTATCTGGATGAGTATGAAGCGTGGCGAGATCAGTATACCAAAACGCTTGATCAACGACGGGCTGACTTGATTACAAAGTGGGGTGAGGGGGCGGTTTCGACTGCAACGAAAGATGTGCGCTATTCCAACAATGATTCGACAAGAATGAGTATCGACTATGAAGCAAATGTTGCGACGGTTTCTGTTCTGGTTGATCTGGATGCGTCAGCCAAAACGTCGCAGGAACTACTCAGTGTTTTGCCTGAGGACATTGTTAGTGAGGGAGTACAAATTGACGCTGGGCAGTGGCAAGACCACGCCATAACCTATTCGCTGGAAAAAGAGCAAGCAGAGAAGCAGTTTGTCATTGCCCAAACTCAACGTCAAATGAATGAGTTGGACGTTCAAGCAGAGCGATTAATCAACGCGAAGACAGGTGCCCCTGATGCTTTTATTTATCAGAGGGCGCATACCAAAAAGATGGCGCTTTTAGAGCAAGCGCAAGCTCGCATAAAAGCGCAAAGTGAACTCTACGCCAAGATGAGGGCTCAGTATGGCATTGTTGTCGCACATGCTGAAACTCCAGAATTGTCAGAGTCTGAACCTGAGTTTGTCGCTCGTGATCAAGTTGTGCATGGAGAGCCTAAAAAAGCATCTTCAAAGTCAGAGGCGAGTGAAAAGGAGTTAAAACGCCCAACTTCGCCAAATGTAAGAGTGGCAAGTGCCCCGACCGCCCCTCAAAAAGTGGTCAGCTACAAGGTGACGCTCCCAGAAAATAGCCTCAAAACACGCGCCAGTCAGTACGCGCCCCTAGCGCAAAACGAGAGTAAAAACTGGCAAGTTGACGCTGCCCTGATTATGGCAATTATGCACTCTGAGTCGGCGTTTCGCCCGGACGCCAAATCCCACATCCCAGCTTATGGTTTGATGCAGGTAGTACCGACGAGTGCAGGGCATGACGTCAATAAGCAAGTTCGGAATATTGACGCTCCTATGACGCCCTCGGAACTGTATAAACCAACGATCAACGTTGAAACGGGAGTGGCGTATTTAGATATTTTAAATCGGCGCTATCTGAGAAAAATAGAGAATGATGAGAGTCGACTTTATTGCATGATTGCTGCTTATAACACAGGGGCAGGAAATGTTGCGCGTGCCTTCAATGCAGACCGTTCGACCAACATCAACAAAGCTGCGACAGTGATTAATGCTATGTCCCCAGATCAAGTCTATCACCAGTTGATGGAGGAGCTTCCCTACGATGAGACCAAAGGGTATTTGAAAAAAGTGACGAGCCGCATCGCTCTTTATCAGTGA
- a CDS encoding ETEC_3214 domain-containing protein, with the protein MATDHTNQVSGDAVRASTSEEVNSSALSGGWARAIGLASVVSIALGGFNDSFDAINKMVNFGLSQMTDIPSHNKLDKIYIRSSAQVLDQTFGAPVYIKRSSTGDVIQYYQDDNFVLSAIARDNAIVAYLVFPNDGFKPETIEHAGGAQFFDRNINAIESVNEVRAAYARTGSYYIEENNGGEFAFLYSSISGVSEFLSPIAPANQTRLSAVADALMLDDNLAQAVQSFRSTVKPNFFGYSTLGIGVLEDAILSNSEYRLINKM; encoded by the coding sequence ATGGCAACAGATCACACAAATCAAGTGAGCGGAGACGCTGTACGAGCCTCTACGTCAGAAGAAGTGAACAGTAGCGCTTTATCTGGAGGATGGGCCCGCGCGATCGGCTTAGCCTCTGTGGTGTCGATTGCACTGGGAGGTTTTAATGACAGCTTTGATGCCATCAACAAGATGGTTAATTTCGGACTGTCTCAAATGACGGATATTCCATCGCACAATAAGCTCGATAAAATTTACATTCGTTCTTCGGCGCAAGTGCTTGATCAAACGTTTGGGGCGCCAGTCTATATTAAACGTTCTTCCACAGGTGATGTAATTCAGTACTACCAAGATGATAACTTTGTCTTATCTGCTATCGCTCGAGATAATGCGATTGTTGCTTATTTGGTCTTCCCGAACGATGGATTCAAACCAGAAACGATCGAACATGCTGGTGGAGCGCAGTTTTTTGATCGCAACATCAACGCAATTGAGAGTGTCAATGAAGTTCGCGCTGCTTATGCTCGCACGGGTAGTTACTATATTGAGGAGAATAACGGCGGGGAATTTGCCTTCTTATACTCTTCGATTAGTGGTGTCAGTGAGTTTCTTTCGCCCATAGCTCCTGCGAATCAAACACGGTTGTCTGCTGTGGCAGATGCGCTCATGCTGGATGATAATCTAGCCCAGGCTGTCCAGTCATTTCGTTCCACAGTTAAGCCGAACTTCTTTGGTTACAGCACACTAGGAATTGGTGTGTTGGAGGATGCGATTCTCTCCAACTCCGAGTACCGTTTGATAAACAAAATGTAA